A window of the Drosophila simulans strain w501 chromosome 2L, Prin_Dsim_3.1, whole genome shotgun sequence genome harbors these coding sequences:
- the LOC6732081 gene encoding antifreeze protein Maxi isoform X6 — MMLQSLSLHADKLSGNSPAAAAAATGAAAATTEATAAASAAAATTTMLATAPVAHVANGNNSNSSAGSSSSNSSSNNHSLYSNNNLNTGNNSQQQQQQQQQHPQILPVKYEYLENLTSSGATSGAIAATTTFTGAAKSFHPYLRPTGSGNNSNSNIAALSTTTAATAAKMSTTLFETLLHNQINSSPIALPAATAIAAISAAATAATAAATPGTAATAAAAAAAAAASAAPSTQLNSSINSRTSLGDQGGAIVVVTPAPPVAAPPPPTGGPNRTQSPTRDCSVKMEIMESTSPDSIKDQPDADNIKMFVGQIPKTWDETRLRQMFEQFGPVHTLNVLRDKVTSISRDAPSHSDEAGG; from the exons ATGATGTTGCAATCCTTGAGTCTGCACGCGGATAAACTGAGCGGCAattcaccagcagcagcagcagcagcaactggagcagcagcagcaacaacagaggcaacagcagcagcatccgcagcagcagcaacaacaacaatgcttGCAACGGCACCTGTTGCCCATGTTGCtaatggcaacaacagcaattcaagtgccggcagcagcagcagcaacagcagcagcaacaaccacagcctctacagcaataacaatttaaatacagGCAACAAtagccagcaacagcagcagcaacagcaacaacatccgCAGATACTGCCGGTCAAGTACGAGTATTTAGAGAATCTAACGAGCTCGGGCGCAACTTCAGGTGCCATTGCAGCGACAACAACTTTCACGGGAGCTGCGAAAAGTTTCCATCCCTATTTGCGGCCCACcggcagtggcaacaacagcaacagcaacatcgcaGCATTAtctacaacaacggcagcaacagcggctAAAATGTCGACAACATTGTTTGAGACACTCTTGCACAACCAAATAAATTCCAGCCCAATAGCACtgccagcagcaacggcaatCGCAGCAATAtctgcagcggcaacagcagcaacagcagcagcaacaccaggcaccgcagcaaccgcagcagctgcagctgcagcagcagcagcatcagcagcaccgTCAACGCAGCTGAATTCCAGCATTAATTCCAGAACTTCATTAGGCGACCAGGGTggtgcaattgttgttgttacccCCGCACCACCCGttgctgcaccaccaccaccaactgGCGGCCCAAATCG CACCCAAAGTCCCACGCGTGACTGCTCGGTCAAAATGGAGATCATGGAATCGACCAGCCCGGATTCGATCAAGGATCAGCCGGATGCGGACAATATCAAGATGTTCGTGGGCCAAATACCGAAGACCTGGGACGAGACGAGGCTACGCCAAATGTTCGAGCAGTTCGGACCCGTTCACACGCTGAATGTGCTCCGGGACAAGGTCACATCGATTAGCCGAG
- the LOC27208325 gene encoding ribokinase has product MGKTTLDVVVFGTANIEYITYVPELPKPGELVAGTYMETCFGGKGANQCVAAAKLGASTVLVAKLGKDESGDDYLNHLQQHEVDVTHVQQVENNPTGMSEIAVSENGDQYKINVAGANVFLTAKDVNRAKKSFHDAKVLLCQLETDMNATMCALRQFKGISLLHMSPMRKDIPNAMIGLPSILVANQEAAANLTDMEEVTNPDQARKAAETLIGKGAKSVIITMGEQGAVYMSKKSKDMCTHVPASDVPHLADSSGAGDAFMGSLAYHIARFPKLSTEHHISAAHSCAAYSMGRRGTQPSFPGKESAKNDLCYSTPTFSVIPPSSPQHEDGAKTPPPSIVAPTPDEAHSQKEAEEEPPRPAPPPPEDKILEAPPPRTSEEPPKVVETSNEPPKPVETTDEPPKPAETADEAPVKPVDTANEPPANKA; this is encoded by the exons ATGGGAAAGACGACGCTAGATGTGGTTGTCTTCGGGACGGCAAACATCGAATATATAAC ATATGTCCCGGAATTGCCGAAACCCGGTGAACTTGTCGCCGGAACGTACATGGAGACCTGTTTCGGTGGGAAGGGAGCCAATCAGTGTGTAGCAGCTGCCAAATTGGGGGCCTCCACTGTTTTGGTCGCCAAGTTGGGCAAGGATGAATCCGGAGATGACTACCTGAACCACCTGCAACAGCACGAGGTTGATGTCACGCACGTCCAGCAGGTGGAGAACAATCCCACGGGCATGAGTGAAATCGCGGTCTCTGAGAATGGAGATCAGTACAAGATCAACGTGGCTGGTGCGAATGTCTTTCTCACGGCCAAGGATGTGAACCGGGCTAAGAAGTCCTTTCATGATGCGAAGGTACTTCTCTGCCAACTGGAAACGGATATGAATGCCACCATGTGTGCGTTGCGCCAGTTCAAGGGGATCTCCCTGCTCCACATGTCGCCAATGAGAAAAGACATTCCAAATGCCATGATTGGTTTGCCTAGTATTTTGGTTGCGAATCAGGAGGCAGCTGCCAACCTAACCGATATGGAGGAAGTGACAAACCCTGATCAGGCACGAAAAGCAGCTGAAACTCTTATCGGAAAGGGAGCCAAGAGCGTGATCATTACCATGGGTGAGCAAGGAGCGGTTTACATGTCCAAGAAGAGCAAGGATATGTGCACCCATGTGCCCGCCTCCGATGTGCCGCACTTGGCCGATTCCTCGGGCGCCGGAGATGCCTTTATGGGCAGCTTGGCCTATCACATAGCTCGATTTCCCAAACTGTCCACAGAACATCATATTAGTGCGGCCCACTCCTGCGCCGCCTACTCCATGGGCCGCCGCGGCACTCAGCCAAGTTTTCCGGGCAAGGAAAGCGCCAAAAATGACCTGTGCTATTCGACGCCCACCTTTAGTGTCATTCCACCTTCTAGTCCGCAACATGAAGATGGAGCAAAAACGCCACCGCCTTCAATAGTAGCCCCTACGCCCGATGAAGCTCACTCCCAAAAGGAAGCTGAGGAAGAACCGCCACGACCTGCACCTCCACCACCGGAGGATAAAATTCTTGAAGCACCTCCACCAAGGACCTCCGAAGAACCTCCGAAAGTAGTGGAAACCTCCAACGAACCACCAAAGCCCGTTGAGACCACTGATGAACCTCCAAAGCCTGCGGAGACCGCAGATGAAGCTCCTGTGAAACCCGTGGATACTGCTAATGAGCCACCTGCCAATAAAGCATAA